From the genome of Bacteroides sp. MSB163, one region includes:
- a CDS encoding NUDIX domain-containing protein: MEHPLSQFKYCPKCGSAHFDINNEKSKRCADCGFVYYFNPSAATVALIMNERNELLVCRRAKDPAKGTLDLPGGFIDMAETGEEGVTREVKEETGMEVEKAEYLFSLPNIYVYSGFTVHTLDQFFRCSVTDTLHYKAMDDAADVFFLPLKDIHTEDFGLGSIRKGLEIFLKEKEK; this comes from the coding sequence ATGGAACATCCCCTATCCCAATTCAAATACTGCCCCAAGTGTGGCTCCGCACATTTTGATATCAACAATGAAAAGTCCAAACGCTGTGCCGACTGTGGATTCGTCTATTATTTCAACCCATCCGCTGCCACCGTGGCACTGATAATGAATGAACGGAACGAACTGTTGGTATGCCGCCGTGCCAAAGACCCCGCCAAAGGAACACTGGATTTGCCTGGTGGTTTCATCGACATGGCGGAAACCGGAGAAGAAGGAGTTACGCGTGAAGTAAAAGAAGAGACAGGAATGGAAGTGGAAAAGGCGGAATATCTCTTTTCCTTGCCTAATATATATGTGTATTCCGGTTTTACTGTCCACACACTGGATCAGTTTTTCCGGTGCTCAGTCACCGATACATTGCATTACAAAGCCATGGATGACGCGGCAGATGTTTTTTTCCTGCCGCTAAAAGATATACATACAGAAGATTTCGGACTAGGTTCAATCCGGAAAGGATTAGAAATATTCCTGAAAGAAAAGGAAAAATGA
- a CDS encoding RNA-binding domain-containing protein: MALPINIEDLIKGNTVEWERIEFKSGWNPETIIHTLCAFANDLHNWGGGYITIGINENNGKPELPPIGLNENCLDKLQKEIINIGYQIQPNYFPIIQPYILQGKHILVLWCPAGDNRMYTAPVTLGSKAQRQPYIRVGSESIIAKDENLRQLLEQTAHIPFDDRINHQAKIDDFDLSLIQAHLQEIKSDLYAESTRMPLVDLAKAMYIAKGPEEDLRPVNVGLLFFSKNPEKFFPRSWIELVWHKDGSGQLFEEYYFKGCIQKQLRNVLDFIRTNIIAEKVIKQKNKAEALRFYNFPYVAIEEALSNAIYHKSYERQSPIEIQIWPDKIEILSFPGPVPPVDFKVLKTKRRIVAREYRNRRIGDFLKELQLTEGRGTGFPAIYGALEANGSPKPIFETDDISSYFLAIIPAHSLADKIFTKPSADIDIKLTFSNINDLIDFANQVSDQVSDQVSDQVSDQVSDQVSDILNKEIHGRVKEMLVLLQQRIPRTELFEKMGLKNHSDNRARYLDPLLALGWVEMEFPNRRTSPKQTYKISGPGERILLLLDGRSN; the protein is encoded by the coding sequence ATGGCTTTACCAATAAATATAGAAGACTTAATAAAAGGCAACACCGTTGAATGGGAACGAATTGAATTCAAATCCGGTTGGAATCCGGAAACGATCATCCATACTTTGTGTGCTTTTGCCAATGATCTCCATAACTGGGGAGGGGGATATATAACCATCGGAATCAATGAAAATAATGGTAAGCCGGAATTACCTCCCATTGGATTAAATGAAAACTGTTTAGATAAATTGCAAAAGGAGATCATTAACATAGGTTACCAAATACAACCTAACTACTTTCCAATCATCCAACCCTATATTCTGCAGGGTAAACACATTTTAGTGCTTTGGTGCCCTGCAGGAGATAACCGTATGTATACTGCCCCAGTAACGCTTGGTTCAAAAGCGCAACGGCAACCTTATATACGTGTAGGTAGTGAGAGTATTATAGCCAAAGATGAAAACCTGCGTCAACTGCTAGAACAAACTGCACATATTCCATTCGACGACCGCATTAATCACCAAGCTAAAATCGATGATTTTGATTTAAGTCTTATTCAAGCTCATTTACAAGAAATCAAAAGTGACTTATATGCCGAAAGTACCAGAATGCCACTAGTAGATTTGGCAAAAGCAATGTATATAGCAAAAGGTCCGGAAGAAGATTTACGTCCGGTAAACGTTGGGTTACTATTCTTCTCAAAAAATCCCGAGAAATTCTTTCCCCGTTCATGGATTGAATTGGTATGGCATAAAGATGGATCGGGACAACTATTTGAAGAATATTACTTCAAAGGATGCATACAAAAGCAATTAAGAAATGTTCTGGACTTTATTCGCACTAATATCATCGCTGAAAAAGTTATCAAGCAAAAAAACAAGGCAGAGGCATTAAGATTCTATAATTTTCCCTATGTAGCTATAGAAGAGGCCTTATCAAATGCAATATATCACAAAAGTTATGAACGACAATCTCCAATAGAAATACAAATATGGCCAGATAAAATAGAAATACTAAGTTTTCCAGGTCCTGTTCCCCCAGTAGACTTTAAAGTATTGAAAACCAAACGTCGCATTGTGGCTCGTGAATATAGGAATAGACGTATCGGTGATTTTCTGAAAGAATTACAACTAACTGAAGGGAGAGGGACTGGTTTTCCTGCAATATACGGCGCATTAGAAGCCAATGGCTCACCTAAGCCTATTTTTGAAACAGATGATATCAGTAGCTATTTTCTGGCAATCATCCCTGCTCATTCTTTAGCGGACAAGATATTTACAAAACCAAGTGCCGATATAGATATTAAGCTAACCTTTAGCAATATAAATGACCTTATTGACTTTGCAAATCAAGTTAGCGACCAAGTTAGCGACCAAGTTAGCGACCAAGTTAGCGACCAAGTTAGCGACCAAGTTAGCGACATACTAAATAAAGAAATTCATGGTAGAGTTAAAGAAATGTTAGTGCTCCTGCAGCAAAGAATTCCCCGAACCGAGCTTTTCGAAAAAATGGGATTAAAAAACCATTCTGATAATAGAGCCAGATACTTAGATCCGCTACTTGCACTGGGCTGGGTAGAAATGGAATTCCCAAATAGAAGAACAAGTCCTAAACAAACGTATAAAATATCTGGGCCAGGTGAGCGAATTCTCTTATTATTAGATGGAAGATCAAATTAA
- a CDS encoding nucleotidyltransferase domain-containing protein → MKQVIVNKLKDFFKLQPIEKAWVFGSYSRGEETHESDIERKVLHKDIDLVEEGQLKDFAKDSAERDKILIYERKA, encoded by the coding sequence ATGAAACAAGTTATCGTCAATAAGTTAAAAGATTTTTTTAAGCTACAACCTATCGAGAAAGCATGGGTATTCGGCTCTTACTCTCGCGGCGAAGAAACACATGAAAGTGATATTGAAAGAAAAGTATTACATAAAGATATAGACTTAGTAGAAGAAGGGCAATTAAAAGATTTTGCCAAGGATAGTGCAGAACGAGATAAAATATTAATCTATGAGAGAAAAGCCTAA
- a CDS encoding leucine-rich repeat protein translates to MKRITYILSFLLLSTLIKGQNLVGYEYWFDTDYPSKVYTAHTQEQISFEADVSTFSQGLHYITFRAKDSEGKWSPPLTQYFYRTSTDNGADNALSSYEYWIDKDVTNKKTTESTNGTIILDLDVTTLTQGVHYLNFRAKDKLGNRSNLLTQYFYRTSTDNGADNALSSYEYWIDKDITNKKTTESTNGTIILDLDVTTLTQGVHYLNFRAKDKLGNRSNLLTQYFYRTSTDNGADNALSSYEYWIDKDVTNKKSVESSNGMIALDLDVSDLSQGVHYLNFRAKDKLGNWSNLLTQYFYRTSTDNGADNALNSYEYWIDKDIENKKTTESTNGTIMLDLDVATLERGVHYLNFRAKDKLGNWSSLLTQYFVCPSENITKGKISNYAYWLNDDLNTLQTGNFTPTEVLQWDGFLLDIPEAIIPKTMPESIQLTSTSKESGTATFAWASDVQLNLQFKDEAERWSVASIDTFAHTSKQTIEAKLLTLNKGSNFQKPVSRTLEAISIDINKEDSVYWKADQPCILSIFNPKNELVYTLSGSDILTGKKVKTEEKGTYYALLHDATHDETYNKDAITIVCIGQNTSDTIHVEPAGTLPELVGDKEAIVNLTLTGYLNGTDIKFIRSLTNLQRLDISGARIVEGGDKYYENYLTADDVTGDYMFYNLPNLTRLVLSNHTTEIAPAALNSCTGLTEMEIPASVKSVGKAVFNGCNQLLLIDWNAQATITAESFDTPAKMGNLLIFAPEGAECTYEGNVVIGGIAEKITLTHGKGFRVPQPFKVKDITYKRNFSMYSGNKTDAAGWEAIALPFDVQTFSNEKKGELAPFNSGKEGVKPFWLAEMTIDGFQHTTAMKANTPYIISMPNSDSYEDEFNISGEVLFHAEDTEGVEIKATSNKELVRIEGSNRIMVPVYETVFKHDTVYAINTATYENIAPGSAFVRNLRNVQAFEAYLISKEAIVNAPKLYSIGGIGGEITGIEALPSDAWNGIEIYVRYGVLYIKSDRERTLSIYDTAGHMVRQVEVQEGTTAVTGLEKGIYLLARKKILVQ, encoded by the coding sequence ATGAAAAGAATAACTTATATACTATCCTTTCTCCTTTTGTCGACATTGATAAAAGGACAAAATCTGGTAGGATATGAGTACTGGTTCGACACAGACTATCCATCGAAAGTGTATACTGCCCATACTCAGGAACAGATCTCTTTCGAAGCAGATGTATCCACATTCAGTCAAGGCCTACACTATATCACCTTCCGTGCAAAAGACAGCGAAGGGAAGTGGAGTCCCCCCTTAACCCAGTATTTCTATCGCACCAGCACGGATAACGGAGCAGACAATGCCCTAAGCAGTTATGAGTACTGGATTGATAAAGACGTAACGAATAAGAAAACAACAGAAAGTACCAACGGTACAATCATACTCGATTTAGATGTCACTACTCTAACACAGGGGGTGCACTATCTAAACTTCAGAGCGAAAGATAAACTCGGGAACCGGAGTAATCTGTTGACGCAATACTTTTATCGCACCAGCACGGATAACGGAGCAGATAATGCTCTGAGCAGTTATGAGTACTGGATTGATAAAGACATTACGAATAAGAAAACAACAGAAAGTACCAACGGTACAATCATACTCGATTTAGATGTCACTACTCTAACACAGGGAGTACACTATCTGAATTTCAGAGCGAAAGATAAACTCGGGAACCGGAGTAATCTATTGACGCAATACTTTTATCGCACCAGCACGGATAACGGAGCAGATAATGCCCTAAGCAGTTATGAGTACTGGATTGATAAAGACGTGACGAATAAGAAATCCGTAGAAAGCAGCAACGGAATGATTGCGCTTGATTTAGATGTGTCCGACTTATCACAAGGTGTACATTACCTGAATTTCAGAGCGAAAGACAAACTCGGAAACTGGAGTAACCTGTTGACGCAATACTTCTATCGCACCAGTACGGACAACGGAGCAGACAACGCCTTGAATAGTTATGAGTATTGGATTGATAAAGATATTGAAAATAAGAAAACAACAGAAAGTACCAACGGTACAATCATGCTCGATTTAGATGTCGCTACTTTGGAGCGAGGTGTACACTACCTGAATTTCAGAGCAAAAGACAAACTCGGAAACTGGAGTAGCCTGTTGACACAATACTTTGTATGCCCATCAGAGAACATAACAAAAGGCAAGATCAGCAACTATGCTTATTGGCTAAACGATGACTTAAACACGTTACAGACCGGAAACTTCACACCAACAGAAGTCCTCCAATGGGATGGCTTCCTCCTTGACATACCGGAAGCCATCATCCCGAAAACGATGCCGGAAAGCATTCAACTGACAAGTACGAGCAAAGAGAGCGGAACAGCAACATTCGCCTGGGCAAGCGATGTACAATTGAACCTTCAGTTTAAGGATGAAGCGGAACGTTGGAGTGTTGCTTCCATTGACACCTTTGCACATACCAGCAAGCAAACGATAGAAGCAAAGCTGTTGACCTTGAATAAAGGAAGTAACTTTCAAAAGCCTGTAAGCCGGACATTAGAAGCTATTAGCATTGATATCAACAAAGAAGATTCCGTCTATTGGAAAGCGGATCAACCCTGTATTCTTTCTATCTTCAACCCCAAAAACGAGTTGGTATATACTCTCAGTGGTAGCGATATATTAACAGGTAAAAAAGTGAAGACCGAAGAAAAAGGTACATACTATGCCCTGTTGCACGATGCAACCCATGACGAGACCTACAACAAGGATGCAATCACCATCGTCTGCATCGGGCAAAACACTTCCGACACCATTCATGTGGAACCAGCCGGCACTCTGCCCGAACTGGTAGGCGATAAGGAAGCTATCGTCAATCTGACACTTACCGGCTATCTCAACGGAACCGACATCAAGTTCATCCGAAGCCTGACGAACCTGCAACGACTTGACATCAGCGGAGCACGTATAGTAGAAGGCGGGGATAAATACTACGAGAATTATCTCACCGCGGATGATGTCACAGGAGACTATATGTTCTACAACCTGCCCAATCTGACACGCCTCGTACTCTCCAATCATACGACAGAGATTGCCCCAGCAGCTTTAAACAGTTGTACCGGACTGACTGAAATGGAAATTCCTGCCAGTGTAAAGTCTGTAGGGAAAGCCGTATTCAATGGCTGCAACCAATTGCTGCTAATAGACTGGAATGCGCAAGCAACTATCACAGCCGAAAGTTTCGACACACCTGCCAAGATGGGCAATCTGCTTATATTTGCACCGGAAGGAGCAGAATGCACGTATGAAGGAAATGTAGTTATCGGCGGTATAGCCGAAAAGATTACTTTAACTCATGGCAAAGGCTTCCGTGTCCCGCAACCGTTTAAGGTAAAAGACATTACCTATAAACGCAACTTCAGTATGTATTCCGGCAACAAAACAGATGCAGCCGGTTGGGAAGCAATCGCACTACCATTTGATGTGCAAACTTTCAGCAACGAAAAGAAAGGAGAACTGGCACCTTTCAACAGTGGCAAGGAAGGGGTTAAACCTTTCTGGCTGGCAGAAATGACCATTGACGGTTTCCAGCACACCACTGCTATGAAAGCAAATACCCCTTATATCATCTCCATGCCCAACAGCGATTCGTATGAAGATGAGTTCAACATCAGCGGAGAAGTACTCTTCCATGCCGAAGATACAGAAGGAGTAGAGATAAAAGCAACCTCCAACAAGGAACTTGTACGCATAGAAGGAAGCAACCGGATTATGGTCCCAGTTTATGAAACGGTATTCAAGCATGACACAGTGTATGCCATCAACACAGCTACGTATGAGAATATCGCCCCGGGTAGCGCGTTCGTCCGTAACTTGCGCAATGTGCAAGCCTTCGAAGCTTATCTGATTAGCAAAGAGGCAATAGTCAACGCACCGAAACTTTACAGTATCGGAGGAATAGGAGGAGAAATCACCGGCATAGAAGCACTACCTTCCGACGCATGGAATGGAATAGAAATCTATGTCCGATATGGTGTCCTTTACATCAAGAGTGACCGCGAGCGTACGCTTTCCATTTACGATACAGCCGGACACATGGTACGTCAGGTTGAAGTACAGGAAGGTACCACTGCTGTCACCGGACTGGAAAAAGGCATCTATCTGCTGGCAAGAAAAAAGATTCTGGTTCAATAA